The nucleotide sequence GGTCAGCATGCGCTCGAGGGGGTCGGTGGTCCGGAAAAGCGGACCATAGCGTTCAGGGTGGGCCAGCACGGGGCGTACCCCGCGTACGTTCATCTGGAAGAAGCGCTGCTCGACATTAAGCGGGAACTGCTCCACCGAGAACTCCACCAGCGCGGCCTTGCCTCCCGGATACAGGAGCGCCTCGCCGGCTTCGAAAAGGCGCCAGAACATGTCGTCGCAGAAGTGCTCGCACGCCAGTCCGGTGGCCGGCATGTCCGGTGTGCCATCGGTGATCTCGAGGAAGCTCCTGTAGGCCGCGACGAGCCCGGGCTTGCGGTTGTCGAACATGGCCGTGCGGATGTGCGGGGTCGCCACCACCAAGTCGTAGCCAATACGGGACAGTCCCACGCATAGGCGCACGCCCTCTTCAACCGTCCGGACGCCGTCGTCCACCGCGGGAACATAGTGGCAGTGCAAGTCGATGTATCCAGGCAGTGTTCAGCCCTCCTCGCCGAGCGAGCCATCGAGCATGGCCAACAGCGTTTCGCGCCGGTTGAGCTCCGGCTGCTCCACGACCCGTTCGAGCAGCCTCCGGAGCATGCGACCCACCAGGGGTCCGGGGTCGCACTTCAGAGCCGCCATCACGTCGTGGCCATCGATTGCCAGATCCCTGGTTTCGAGCGCTGCCCCGGCTTGAATGACCTCATCGATTCGCTCCCGCAGTCGCTGCAGCGCAGCCAAGGCATCGTCGACCGGGAGTCCCTTGGCAAGGGTGTCGGCTCGGCAGAGCGCAAGCAGGCTGTCGACATGTGCGATCCCCACTCGCGCAAGGAAGCGGCGCACCGCAGCGCCGGACCATGCATCAGTATAGCAGACCAGGTGGTGACGAATCAGGTGCACCACCCGAGCCCGCTCGTCGTTCGAAAAGCGGTACTGGCTCAGCCAGGTCTCGGCCAGATCCGCGCCGAGCTTCTCGTGCCCGTAGAACGTGTAGTCCTCGGTCTGGCTCGAGAACGCCTTGGTGCGCGGTTTTCCGAGGTCGTGCAACAGCGCTGCCATGCGGATGATCGGGTCTGCTGGGCAGGCGTCCACGCACTTGAGCGTGTGGGTCCAGACGTCGTAGGCGTGGTAGCGATTCTGCCCGCACCCGACCTGCTCCAGCAGCGCGGGACAGACCACGGACAGGATCCCTGTCAAGCGCATGACCTCGAGGGCGCGCGAGGGGCGGCGGGCCGACAAGGCTTTCAGCCACTCGTCGCGAATCCGCTCGCGCGACACCTGTTTCAGACGCGCCAATGCGCCTCGGATCGCTTCGTGCACCTCGGGGTCGAGCTCGAACTCGAGCGTAGCCACGAACCTCGCCGCCCGAAGGACGCGCAACCCGTCTTCGTCAAAGCGGGCGCGAGGATCGCCAACCGTGCGCAGCAACCGCCGCTCCAGATCGAGCAGCCCACCGAACGGATCCAGCAGCCGGTCCGAAAGCGGGTCGTAGGCGATCGCGTTGACGGTGAAATCACGGCGCCCCAGGTCGAGCTCCAGGTCGTCGACGTAGGCGACGCTGTCGGGGCGCCGGCCGTCGGAGTAACCGGCCTCGGTGCGCAGCGTGGTCACCTCGTACGATTGCCCGCCCTCGCGTACGACCACGGTTCCATGCGCGATGCCGGTGGGGATTACGCGCTGGAAGAGGGCCTGGACTTGCTGGGGCCGCGCGGAGGTTGCGACGTCCCAGTCGTCCGGCGTCTTGCCACGCAACAGATCCCTGAGGCAGCCGCCGACCACCCAGGCGCCGTGCCCCCGCCCGGCCAGGCGGCGACAGATGTTCACAACCTGGTCCGGAATGGCTCCTGCTGGCACACTGGCAGCGATCATGGCGGCCCGTGACACGCGAATCCCCTGCTGAACAGTTGCGTGAGCGGCTGCGAGCTGGCGGTAGTCGAATCCACTACTTATACTGAGAAGAACCCTTCGGCAGCTTATCCTGACAGCCTCGCGGCCTTCGATGCGATCGATGCACAGATGGTGGAAGCCCTTGCTAGCAGTTGCCGCCGTGGCGACGGCTTTCTGTATCACGTTCGTCTGGCCGCGGCATAACAGTCTCGATTTTGATATCGACGCGTCTCCTCGAGCTCGGGCGGCCAAGCGCCAAAAACCGTACGATCTGGCTGAGGTTCGTGTCCTCAAGGCCGTCACGCAGAAGGTCAA is from Pseudomonadota bacterium and encodes:
- a CDS encoding protein tyrosine phosphatase gives rise to the protein MDDGVRTVEEGVRLCVGLSRIGYDLVVATPHIRTAMFDNRKPGLVAAYRSFLEITDGTPDMPATGLACEHFCDDMFWRLFEAGEALLYPGGKAALVEFSVEQFPLNVEQRFFQMNVRGVRPVLAHPERYGPLFRTTDPLERMLTMGVLPLLDIMSLVGRYGRKPRRAAERMLAEGVYFAACSDCHAPGDVEVVEKAIARLNTLVGREEAYELLAENPRRILEGTADEP
- a CDS encoding HD domain-containing protein, with the protein product MSRAAMIAASVPAGAIPDQVVNICRRLAGRGHGAWVVGGCLRDLLRGKTPDDWDVATSARPQQVQALFQRVIPTGIAHGTVVVREGGQSYEVTTLRTEAGYSDGRRPDSVAYVDDLELDLGRRDFTVNAIAYDPLSDRLLDPFGGLLDLERRLLRTVGDPRARFDEDGLRVLRAARFVATLEFELDPEVHEAIRGALARLKQVSRERIRDEWLKALSARRPSRALEVMRLTGILSVVCPALLEQVGCGQNRYHAYDVWTHTLKCVDACPADPIIRMAALLHDLGKPRTKAFSSQTEDYTFYGHEKLGADLAETWLSQYRFSNDERARVVHLIRHHLVCYTDAWSGAAVRRFLARVGIAHVDSLLALCRADTLAKGLPVDDALAALQRLRERIDEVIQAGAALETRDLAIDGHDVMAALKCDPGPLVGRMLRRLLERVVEQPELNRRETLLAMLDGSLGEEG